In one window of Archocentrus centrarchus isolate MPI-CPG fArcCen1 chromosome 11, fArcCen1, whole genome shotgun sequence DNA:
- the LOC115788380 gene encoding stathmin-like, with product MASAEDIQVKELDKRASGQAFEVILGAPAPDAKGDFPLSPPRKKDVSLEEIQRKLDAAEERRKNHEAEVLKHLAEKREHEKEVQQKAMEENNNFSKMAEEKLNQKMEANKENRTAIMAAMNEKFKEKDKKLEEVRKNKETKDPSEEGTSEN from the exons ATGGCATCCGCTGAAG ATATCCAGGTTAAAGAGCTTGACAAGCGGGCCTCTGGTCAGGCCTTTGAGGTCATCCTGGGTGCTCCTGCCCCTGATGCCAAGGGTGATTTTCCCCTGTCTCCTCCCAGAAAGAAGGATGTCTCACTGGAGGAGATTCAGAGGAAGCTGGATGCTGCAGAGGAGAGACGCAag AACCATGAAGCTGAGGTTCTGAAGCACTTAGCTGAGAAGCGTGAGCACGAAAAGGAAGTGCAACAGAAAGCTATGGAAGAGAACAATAACTTCAGCAAGATGGCAGAGGAGAAGCTCAATCAGAAGATGGAGGCTAACAAAGAGAACCGTACAGCAATTATGGCAGCGATGAATGAGAAATTCAAAGAGAAG GACAAGAAGTTGGAAGAAGTGCGAAAGAACAAGGAGACCAAAGACCCCTCAGAAGAAGGCACTTCGGAAAACTGA